The Coregonus clupeaformis isolate EN_2021a unplaced genomic scaffold, ASM2061545v1 scaf0058, whole genome shotgun sequence genomic interval ttctgatttttttagtaatttatattttgaccaatcagatcagctctgaaaaagagctgatgtgaaaacatctgatgtgattggtcaaaagaaaaAATgatgaaaaaatatcagaaagggctgcctgtgtaaatgcagcaaATATGAATTTCTGTGCCTATATACGGAAGTGCCTGCCAAACGGCCACATTCCCCATTGACTGTGGATTGGATATGTCGTCTGATTGGTTGGGAATGTCCTCCCAAGCCCACTTCATCATATTTGATTGAGATATCTAGAAAATATAGTTTTTGTAGgctctgatatctgattggataTGAGTTCCTTTGTTCCACTGTGTCATTACCAGTATGTCACCCCTGGGcccaggtaaaaaaaaaaatctatatggatttcatagaaatataatgaatagaacgGGAGTCCCTATTCAAGTAAATTATTAATctgttctatttctatgcattTCATCCTATCCGATAGGTGAAATCCAGATAGATAACTTTAGAAAGACTGGGCCCTGATGATTCAGAACCATAATTGTTAGTGAAAACAGTAGATTTGATATAATACACAACCAACTCTTACAGTGCAACTGCAAAGGTATTCAAGTCTACAAAGGTgcagttaaaaaaaataaaacaaatatggcCAGGTAAGCTTTCTGAAGGTTAGAAAATGCCCCCACTTTACTTTTTGGGTATTTTGTGTTTTAATTTGCAGAAATCACTTCAATGAGACCATTTGCAAGATTGACACACAGAAAAGAACACCAGGAAGAACAAATGACAAACGTTCAGTAGCAGAGGAGCGATGTATCTCATACCTTTACCTTTCTGGGTGTTCAATACAATCACCAGCATTACTTTAGCATCGTGAAGAAGAATTGTATATATTTTATTCACACAGAAGATATCGCCATTCTTCTAGGAAACTGGTCCTGAGGTCCATAGTGTCGGTTCTGGATGAGCCACTACCCCCCAGCTGGAGgactcagtcccaactctaagcTCGTCTGCAGTGATGTTGTGGTAAAGCAAATAGATGGGTAAACTGATCGCGGTGAAAAAAGTAAcgctccctatactttcaatgcatttttccacaaaaggtgggtaaactgtcgggcccccccccccaaaaaaaacgtcCTCTGTAGTAAACAACTTCGAAGAACCTCTGTGAAACCtgtatggctgcgtttacacaggcagcccaattctgatattttttcactaattggtcttttgacaaatcagatcagctctgataAAGATGTGATTGGTCGAAAGaccaattaataataataataataataataataataatatgccatttagcagacgcttttatccaaagcgacttacagttagtgggaaaaagatcagaattgggctgactGTGTAAACACATCCTATGTGAACTGTGTTGATTGAATCATGTTGGTTCTGGATGGGGTGATAGTAATATCTCTGTTTCAGCTCATATGTTTTACCCACTGCAAAATGAGAACATGTTACTGATAGAAGCAAAGgaagatacaggtaactgccaaaaatcaacagtgtcttaatagggcattgggcctgccagaacagcttcaatgcccCTTGGCATAGATAGAAGTGTCtgaaactctattggagggatgtgacaccattcttgcTCAAGAAATTATATAATTTGgggttttgttgatggtggtgaaaAAGCCTGTCTCAGgtgctgctccagaatctcccataagtgttcaattgggttgagatctggtgagaCACatcctttaaaccccctatgcttctttgagacccctctttcaaagtcactgagatcttttCTAGCCattgtagccaaaataatgggcaactggatgtttttatacatgaccctaagcatgatgggatgtgaattgcttaattaactcaggaaccacacctgtgttgaagcacctgctttcaatatactgtatattggtcATTCTGAGCTTTGTTTGATTGCACAAAGCCCAGCCGGGGGCCCTCTGGcgtcctctggtctacccaggaCATCTAGGGCAGTCCCGTCCCAGTTCTGAACAGTCACCTGTATGGTAACCCTGTCAGCCAGTGCCAGATGGGAGCACACCAGCATGTCATGATGACTAAAATGCTTGACTCAATCCATAATCTACTTTAATGTTTTGGAATGGCACCATGTTTACACAAAGGCTAAACGGTTGGCATTTTAGATGGATATGTTTATTGATATATGAATGCACAACTCAATTACAGAAGAGTAGATTCTGCCGACTATACTGCACTAAACAGCACACTAAATCACTATATCAACATGGAAATAAATCCAGGTGCTGAACATTTCAACAATTTCACCAAAACTCCATATAACGTTAAGTAAACAAACAGATGGAACAGCCTCAATATGTACATAAGCTACTCCACTGGTTTTCATCCTTGACTATTATGCAGTGATTTTAAAAGGGCAACTTCACTATTTAACAACTTAgtgttagatggttcctcaccttgaaagtagtctatgggccaggaaAACCTGTAATCTATGGTTCAGTTTTCTTTAAGCAGCCACTACAAACGTAAGCTAATCTTAGCCACCGCTAACTACAAATCAATGGGAGTGATATGGGCAATTGTGCAAttgttctaaatgtaatccaatATTTGGTTTGGACATTACCATAAGGTAATTTAGCAATAAAACAATTTTAAAACATTTCATGGATGCCCatatcacttccattgattgtCAGCTAGTGGAGTCTCAAGTTAGCTTGTTAGTTTGTAGTGCCTGTTTAAAGAAAACAGAAGCATGGATTACAGTGTCTCCTGGCCCATACACTACTTAAAGGGTGAGGAATCATCAAATTGTAAATTACTGAACTTCCCCTTGAATTGGGAAACAAGGCTTTAAAGTGTTGAGGATATGATAAATTAGTTTGGTACTGGGTGTACTTCCTGCATTTCCACTAATGCCACTATTACAAAGCTCTACCAAAAAACACATTGTAAATACACACTACAACTTTCAATGATTTTTTCTTCATGTGATAGTTCAGGTGTGAACTGCGTTTGTGAGTATTTGGGCAACGAAGACATGAATATGGCCTCTCCCCTGAATGAACTAGCAAATGTTTTTTTAAGCAAGTTCTCCGGATAAAACCCCTTCCACATTCATTACAAGTGTAAGGACGCTCTCCCCTATGCCCACGCATGTGGACAACTAAATGGCTTGACTTAAAAAAACGTTTGTCACACTCTTTGCATTGGTAAGGTCTCTCCCCAGTGTGAAAGCGCTGGTGTACCTGCAGATCCCCTCCTGATGGAAACGCCTTCCCACACACAGAGCACATGTAGGGTCTCTCGCCTGTGTGGAGCCTTATGTGCACAGTGAGATTACCTTTCTGAGTGAAACATTTTCCACAGTAGGTGCAGGGGAAGGGACGATAATTCAAATGAGTACGCACGTGATCCTTGAGGCGTCGGTTTGTTACGAAGGACTTTCCACATTGGTGGCAATGGTGTGTTCTCGGAAGTTGCAATCCTTTCTTCTTTGGAAGGTGCGACGATGGCTTCAGATCCGACCTCTTGTGGGCTTCCACATGGTGCACGAGGCTGGGCAAGTTGCTGAAGGTAATTCCACATTTGTGACAGTCAAGCGTTTGGGCGACACTGTGACTTTTTTCATGGGCGTCCAGTTGATTCGATTCGGGAAAGCTCCTTGCGCAGTGACGGCACTGGAATGGATATTGCGGTGACGTCTTAAAACTCTTCCCGCTTTGTGGACAGATGTACATGGATTCGTTGTGTGGACACTGGTGTCTCAATTTCTCACGCAGAGAACCAAACTCTCTCCAGCATTTCAGGCAGCTAAAGGCAGTGCCCACACATTGCATCCTCTTATGATTTGACAGACTTGTATAGAATTTGAATCTATTACCGCAGTTGGAGCACTTGTATGGATTGTCCCCACAGTGAATTTGCTGGTGTTGGACAAGTTGAGACTGATAATTAAAGCACTTCCCACACTGAGGACACTGGTGGAAAATGTTCATGTGTGATGAACTGGAAGTAGATGGGGCACACTCATTGGAAGCTGAAGAAAGGGGAGTCAACACCTGAAACGACACCCCTGCAACGGTGTCTGTggaaaaattaataaaaacattGACGTTTCCCCTACCATTACCCTACAATGGTCAACTGAGGCTTTCCAAAGGGTAAATGTGCTTGACTAAAAGATTATGAGGTCTCACCTGTATCACCACCTTGCATGACACTGGTAGGAGAAAGACCAGAACCAGCCCTGTGAAAGGCACAAAACAGAAATGCAAATTGATGACCATTACTAAGTCAAGTGGTAAAGTTGTTTGATGCACTGTTTCAAACAACAAAAATGATAAATGAATTctcacagtgtcttcagaaagtattcacaccccttgacttattccacattgttgttacagcctgaattcaaaatgaattcaataaaaaaaaatatcacccatctacacacaataccccataatgataaatgtttgtacatttattgaaaataaaatacagaaatatctaatttacatatgtattcacacccctgagccaatactttgtagaagcacctttggcagcgattacagctttgagtctttcagggtaagtctctaaaacacacctggattgtgcaacatttgcccattattcttttcagaattctacaagctttgtcaaattggttgttgatcctTGCTAGACAACCCTTTTAAAATCTTGTCagagattttcaagtagatttaagtcaagactaactcagccactcaggaacattcactgtcttcttggtaagcaacttcagtgtagatttggccttgtgttttaggttattgtcctgcatcTCCCAGTGTCgggt includes:
- the LOC121549272 gene encoding oocyte zinc finger protein XlCOF22-like yields the protein MRRSLAKVAKILIGTWAIMDSPIPLSSLRLLVPPLRLMSAFMWQVSQQRAIKHYGKLEEFVTVVTQTVPELMTDRQRTLLILGLRARVTLGRFSAEHPVSLQTLLYSIKSSQLAQVQSYDAGMESPEANFAKLTQSLITDPVEREHFVQVVFLEEFRPDFDKALQELVCDFLTRLEELLTLPDFKQTALLLSAGSSGLDECLQSFSHSEDLQFLLQNYKQCRTLYTNISSSDIPQESDIESDAFPDQLNRTNLDTGVDMRTAHLVAMGSTRDIIGCDETCDEANEDDIDVEDESAQKRAGSGLSPTSVMQGGDTDTVAGVSFQVLTPLSSASNECAPSTSSSSHMNIFHQCPQCGKCFNYQSQLVQHQQIHCGDNPYKCSNCGNRFKFYTSLSNHKRMQCVGTAFSCLKCWREFGSLREKLRHQCPHNESMYICPQSGKSFKTSPQYPFQCRHCARSFPESNQLDAHEKSHSVAQTLDCHKCGITFSNLPSLVHHVEAHKRSDLKPSSHLPKKKGLQLPRTHHCHQCGKSFVTNRRLKDHVRTHLNYRPFPCTYCGKCFTQKGNLTVHIRLHTGERPYMCSVCGKAFPSGGDLQVHQRFHTGERPYQCKECDKRFFKSSHLVVHMRGHRGERPYTCNECGRGFIRRTCLKKHLLVHSGERPYSCLRCPNTHKRSSHLNYHMKKKSLKVVVCIYNVFFGRAL